One Rosa chinensis cultivar Old Blush chromosome 5, RchiOBHm-V2, whole genome shotgun sequence genomic region harbors:
- the LOC112164872 gene encoding probable anion transporter 4, chloroplastic isoform X1, whose product MNSTIRTSYLSLSRGRKIPKPESPNLQLPPRSVISPNRCNGFRNVSSANSLLRIGLRHDSADLRGVQSRRVRVSSKNAQFGSFSDGNEAQAPSFGEFITSERVKVVAMLALALALCNADRVVMSVAIVPLSLSNGWSPSFAGIVQSSFLWGYLVSPIAGGTLVDYYGGKVVMAWGVALWSMATFLTPWAAETSLWLLLAMRALLGIAEGVALPCMNNMVARWFPKTERSRAVGIAMAGFQLGSSVGLMLSPILMSQGGVFGPFVIFGLSGFLWVLVWLSATSSTPDRSPQISKYELDYIQSERQKSFLGENKPKPTNVIPPFRRLLSKPPTWALIVANAMHSWGFFVFLSWMPIYFNSVYHVDLRQAAWFSAVPWTVMAVMGYIGGLWSDIMIRNGTSVTLTRKIMQSIGFIGPGIALVGLTTAKSPSVTSAWLTLAVGLKSFSHSGFLVNLQEIAPQYSGVLHGISNTAGTFAAILGTVGAGFFVELVGSFQGFLLFTSLLYILAALFYILFSTGERVDFDEPTPV is encoded by the exons ATGAACTCCACAATCCGCACTTCTTATCTCTCTCTTTCCCGCGGCCGGAAAATTCCCAAACCGGAATCGCCGAACCTCCAACTACCTCCTCGTTCCGTCATCTCGCCGAACCGTTGCAACGGTTTCCGAAACGTTTCGTCGGCCAATTCGCTGCTGAGAATTGGACTCCGGCATGACTCGGCTGACCTCCGCGGTGTTCAATCGAGACGAGTTAGGGTTTCTTCCAAGAACGCTCAGTTCGGCTCGTTCTCGGACGGGAACGAAGCTCAGGCGCCGAGCTTCGGGGAGTTTATTACATCGGAAAGAGTCAAAGTGGTGGCGATGCTCGCTTTGGCTCTGGCTCTGTGCAATGCCGACCGTGTTGTGATGTCGGTGGCGATTGTGCCCTTATCGCTCTCTAATGGTTGGAGCCCATCGTTTGCTGGTATTGTTCAG TCGTCTTTCCTGTGGGGCTACCTTGTGTCTCCGATAGCTGGAGGGACTCTTGTGGACTACTATGGTGGTAAGGTAGTCATGGCTTGGGGGGTGGCTTTGTGGTCTATGGCTACCTTCCTTACGCCGTGGGCTGCTGAAACTTCTCTATGGCTTCTCCTCGCAATGAGAGCTCTCCTTGGCATTGCGGAAGGCGTGGCTCTTCCTTGCATGAACAACATGGTTGCAAG aTGGTTTCCTAAGACAGAACGATCCAGGGCTGTTGGAATTGCAATGGCTGGATTTCAGCTTGGAAGTTCAGTAGGACTCATGCTATCTCCGATTCTCATGTCACAAGGTGGTGTATTTGGACCATTTGTGATTTTTGGTTTATCTGgatttctttgggttttggtaTGGTTATCTGCAACATCAAGTACTCCTGACCGCAGTCCTCAGATATCAAAATATGAATTGGATTACATACAGAGCGAGAGGCAGAAATCCTTTCTGGGGGAAAATAAACCTAAGCCAACCAACGTGATCCCTCCTTTCAGGCGCTTGCTTTCTAAACCGCCCACCTGGGCCTTAATAGTTGCAAATGCCATGCATAGCTGG GGTTTTTTCGTTTTTCTCTCCTGGATGCCCATCTACTTCAACTCC GTGTATCATGTCGACCTGAGACAAGCAGCTTGGTTTAGTGCTGTTCCATGGACTGTCATGGCAGTCATGGGATATATTGGTGGTTTGTGGTCGGACATAATGATACGAAATGGTACAAGTGTCACTTTGACTCGAAAGATCATGCAG TCGATCGGTTTCATAGGTCCTGGGATTGCTCTTGTAGGTTTAACTACAGCAAAAAGTCCATCAGTTACATCTGCTTGGCTTACTTTAGCAGTTGGACTTAAATCCTTTAGTCACTCTGGCTTTCTGGTGAATCTTCAG GAGATCGCTCCCCAGTACTCTGGTGTTTTACATG GAATATCAAATACTGCCGGTACATTTGCTGCTATTTTGGGAACAGTTGGAGCTGGTTTTTTTGTCGAATTGGTGGGTTCTTTCCAAGGATTTCTGTTGTTCACGTCACTGTTATATATTCTTGCTGCCCTTTTCTACATCCTATTTTCTACCGGGGAGAGAGTAGATTTTGATGAACCAA CTCCAGTATGA
- the LOC112164872 gene encoding probable anion transporter 4, chloroplastic isoform X2 — protein MAWGVALWSMATFLTPWAAETSLWLLLAMRALLGIAEGVALPCMNNMVARWFPKTERSRAVGIAMAGFQLGSSVGLMLSPILMSQGGVFGPFVIFGLSGFLWVLVWLSATSSTPDRSPQISKYELDYIQSERQKSFLGENKPKPTNVIPPFRRLLSKPPTWALIVANAMHSWGFFVFLSWMPIYFNSVYHVDLRQAAWFSAVPWTVMAVMGYIGGLWSDIMIRNGTSVTLTRKIMQSIGFIGPGIALVGLTTAKSPSVTSAWLTLAVGLKSFSHSGFLVNLQEIAPQYSGVLHGISNTAGTFAAILGTVGAGFFVELVGSFQGFLLFTSLLYILAALFYILFSTGERVDFDEPTPV, from the exons ATGGCTTGGGGGGTGGCTTTGTGGTCTATGGCTACCTTCCTTACGCCGTGGGCTGCTGAAACTTCTCTATGGCTTCTCCTCGCAATGAGAGCTCTCCTTGGCATTGCGGAAGGCGTGGCTCTTCCTTGCATGAACAACATGGTTGCAAG aTGGTTTCCTAAGACAGAACGATCCAGGGCTGTTGGAATTGCAATGGCTGGATTTCAGCTTGGAAGTTCAGTAGGACTCATGCTATCTCCGATTCTCATGTCACAAGGTGGTGTATTTGGACCATTTGTGATTTTTGGTTTATCTGgatttctttgggttttggtaTGGTTATCTGCAACATCAAGTACTCCTGACCGCAGTCCTCAGATATCAAAATATGAATTGGATTACATACAGAGCGAGAGGCAGAAATCCTTTCTGGGGGAAAATAAACCTAAGCCAACCAACGTGATCCCTCCTTTCAGGCGCTTGCTTTCTAAACCGCCCACCTGGGCCTTAATAGTTGCAAATGCCATGCATAGCTGG GGTTTTTTCGTTTTTCTCTCCTGGATGCCCATCTACTTCAACTCC GTGTATCATGTCGACCTGAGACAAGCAGCTTGGTTTAGTGCTGTTCCATGGACTGTCATGGCAGTCATGGGATATATTGGTGGTTTGTGGTCGGACATAATGATACGAAATGGTACAAGTGTCACTTTGACTCGAAAGATCATGCAG TCGATCGGTTTCATAGGTCCTGGGATTGCTCTTGTAGGTTTAACTACAGCAAAAAGTCCATCAGTTACATCTGCTTGGCTTACTTTAGCAGTTGGACTTAAATCCTTTAGTCACTCTGGCTTTCTGGTGAATCTTCAG GAGATCGCTCCCCAGTACTCTGGTGTTTTACATG GAATATCAAATACTGCCGGTACATTTGCTGCTATTTTGGGAACAGTTGGAGCTGGTTTTTTTGTCGAATTGGTGGGTTCTTTCCAAGGATTTCTGTTGTTCACGTCACTGTTATATATTCTTGCTGCCCTTTTCTACATCCTATTTTCTACCGGGGAGAGAGTAGATTTTGATGAACCAA CTCCAGTATGA